One Prolixibacteraceae bacterium DNA segment encodes these proteins:
- a CDS encoding thymidylate synthase: MKQYLDLLRHVSNDGNQKEDRTGTGTQSVFGYQMRFDLQKGFPLLTTKKLHLKSIIHELLWFLTGDTNIKYLQDNGVRIWNEWADESGNLGPVYGAQWRSWKGSDGKVIDQISEVISQIKTNPDSRRLLVNAWNVAEIPNMALPPCHILFQFYVNDGKLSCQLYQRSADIFLGVPFNIASYALLTMMMAQVTGLECGDFIHTLGDAHIYNNHQEQVALQLQRTPYALPQMKINPEVTSIFDFKYEDFELVDYQAHPHIKGVVAV, from the coding sequence ATGAAACAATATCTCGATTTATTGCGCCATGTTTCCAACGATGGAAATCAAAAAGAGGATCGTACAGGAACAGGAACACAGAGTGTTTTTGGTTATCAAATGCGTTTTGATCTACAAAAGGGTTTCCCTTTGTTGACCACGAAAAAACTTCATTTGAAGTCTATTATCCATGAGTTGCTATGGTTTCTTACAGGAGATACCAACATAAAGTACCTCCAAGATAATGGGGTGAGAATATGGAATGAGTGGGCAGATGAATCAGGTAATCTAGGCCCTGTTTATGGAGCACAGTGGCGTTCTTGGAAAGGTTCTGATGGAAAAGTAATAGATCAAATTTCGGAGGTAATTTCTCAAATAAAGACAAATCCTGATTCTCGACGTTTGTTGGTGAATGCATGGAATGTGGCGGAGATCCCCAATATGGCACTTCCTCCTTGTCACATCCTTTTCCAATTCTATGTAAATGATGGAAAATTGTCGTGTCAACTATACCAGAGAAGCGCAGATATCTTTTTAGGTGTACCATTTAATATTGCCTCTTATGCCCTTCTAACGATGATGATGGCGCAAGTGACTGGATTGGAGTGTGGAGATTTTATTCATACATTGGGGGATGCCCATATTTATAATAATCATCAAGAGCAGGTTGCACTACAGTTGCAACGTACTCCTTATGCGTTGCCTCAGATGAAAATCAATCCCGAGGTGACCTCTATATTTGATTTTAAATATGAAGATTTTGAGCTCGTTGATTATCAGGCACACCCTCATATTAAAGGTGTTGTCGCTGTTTAA
- a CDS encoding dihydrofolate reductase, with amino-acid sequence MACEIAMIAAVDREMGIGKSNDMLFFISEDLKRFKSLTTGYPIVMGRKTFESLPKGALPNRRNVVMSSQKNLVLPGAEVVHSMEEAIALLSDETRCFIIGGGVIYREFMPMATHLFITHIEDSKEADTFFPVIPPKDWNACSETVVEATEKHPMFRFVDYQRV; translated from the coding sequence ATGGCATGTGAAATAGCAATGATTGCAGCGGTGGATCGCGAGATGGGAATAGGGAAATCGAATGATATGCTCTTTTTTATTTCAGAAGACTTGAAGCGCTTTAAATCTCTTACAACAGGATATCCTATTGTAATGGGACGAAAAACATTTGAATCCCTTCCCAAAGGTGCGCTTCCTAATCGTCGTAATGTGGTGATGTCTAGCCAGAAAAATTTGGTGTTGCCTGGAGCAGAAGTGGTTCATTCTATGGAGGAAGCAATCGCATTGCTTTCTGATGAGACTCGTTGTTTTATTATCGGTGGCGGGGTGATATATCGTGAATTTATGCCGATGGCTACCCACCTTTTTATAACCCATATTGAGGATTCGAAAGAGGCCGATACTTTTTTTCCTGTAATTCCGCCTAAAGATTGGAACGCCTGTTCCGAGACTGTTGTGGAAGCCACTGAGAAACATCCTATGTTTCGGTTTGTAGACTATCAAAGAGTATAA